Proteins encoded together in one Catellatospora citrea window:
- a CDS encoding saccharopine dehydrogenase family protein, with protein sequence MAARTGDAGSPAGRRADRPYDVVLFGATGFTGGLTAEYLARHVPDGCRWALAGRDAARLAAVRDRLAAAVPGCADLPLLHADSADPASLAALAAAARVVISTVGPYVLHGEPLVAACAAAGTDYVDLTGEPEFIDDMYVRHHATAVATGARLVHACGFDSVPHDLGVYLTVGRLPSDGPIRVDGHVRAGGTVSGGTLASALLAFSRRRQTARAARERRALDPRPADRRIRTPLGRLRRAHPASGLKGWSVPLPTVDPQIVGRSAAALDRYGPDFAYTHSAVVRRLPVALAGLAAAAVLLVLAQFGPVRRWLTRRRPGGQGPSAQQRAKSWFTARFVGEGSGRRVVTEVAGGDPGYGETAKMLAESALCLAFDELPSTSGQVTTALAMGDALAARLMRAGLRIEVERA encoded by the coding sequence ATCGCGGCGCGGACCGGCGACGCCGGGTCACCGGCAGGGCGTCGCGCGGATCGGCCCTACGACGTCGTACTTTTCGGAGCGACCGGGTTCACCGGCGGGCTGACCGCCGAATACCTCGCGCGGCACGTGCCGGACGGGTGCCGGTGGGCGCTCGCCGGGCGGGATGCCGCCCGGCTGGCGGCGGTGCGAGACCGGCTGGCCGCGGCCGTGCCGGGCTGCGCCGACCTGCCGCTGCTGCACGCCGACAGCGCCGACCCGGCGTCGCTGGCCGCGCTGGCCGCCGCGGCCCGCGTGGTGATCAGCACCGTGGGCCCGTACGTGCTGCACGGCGAGCCCCTGGTGGCCGCGTGTGCGGCGGCCGGCACCGACTACGTGGACCTGACCGGCGAGCCCGAGTTCATCGACGACATGTACGTGCGCCACCACGCCACCGCCGTGGCCACCGGGGCGCGGCTGGTGCACGCGTGCGGGTTCGACTCCGTGCCGCACGATCTCGGCGTGTACCTGACCGTCGGGCGGCTGCCGTCCGACGGTCCGATCCGGGTCGACGGCCACGTGCGGGCTGGTGGCACGGTCTCCGGGGGCACGCTGGCGTCGGCGCTGTTGGCGTTCTCCCGGCGGCGGCAGACGGCACGCGCCGCCCGCGAGCGCCGCGCGCTCGACCCGCGCCCGGCGGACCGGCGGATCCGTACGCCGCTGGGCAGGCTGCGCCGGGCGCACCCGGCCAGTGGCCTGAAGGGCTGGTCGGTGCCGCTGCCGACGGTCGATCCGCAGATCGTGGGCCGGTCGGCGGCGGCGCTGGACCGGTACGGGCCGGACTTCGCCTACACGCACAGCGCGGTGGTGCGCCGCCTGCCGGTCGCGCTGGCCGGGCTCGCGGCTGCGGCGGTGCTGTTGGTGCTGGCCCAGTTCGGGCCGGTGCGGCGGTGGCTGACGCGGCGGCGGCCGGGCGGACAGGGCCCGAGCGCCCAGCAGCGGGCGAAGAGCTGGTTCACGGCCCGTTTCGTCGGCGAGGGCAGCGGCCGGCGGGTCGTCACCGAGGTGGCGGGCGGCGACCCAGGTTACGGCGAGACCGCGAAGATGCTCGCCGAGTCGGCCCTCTGCCTGGCCTTCGACGAGCTGCCCTCGACCTCGGGGCAGGTCACCACCGCGCTGGCGATGGGCGATGCGCTGGCCGCGCGCCTGATGCGGGCGGGACTGCGTATCGAGGTCGAGCGGGCCTGA
- a CDS encoding ATP-binding protein: MQTDRVFVGRNETLQRFLHAVAQPPAVLFVAGEAGSGKTRLINEWRRQAAGTVLAAACPPIRPPLPLAAVTGLLLSAEPHLAPASTLNPLLGVLRPLLPELADRMPPGLPGLADPAEDRHRMLRAIGALLGSLGRVTLVVEDLQWIDPDSRDLLSLLLSAPLPEVCLVLSYRPEELAVSGLPLGVAAAYAPQMRSATVRVHPLQADDVRRLVRQVRRQDPPADFTARLTAVTGGVPRVIEDVLEQLRVPGEESDGNGFGRFAPPARLRELTNARVAALSTAGRRIAEAAAVLDEPVAEELLAEVSGMDAGEGRDALVEVLAGAVLAEAEDGRYGYRIPLAARAVYEVMPGPWRRELHSRAAIALAHGTAAPQLARLAHHHRRSGQHKAWMRHAEAAAERYIADGDNESAIATLEEVLADQTVPRNVRTRLTIRLAQTAEVGRRSDQTVALLRRIIADDRLPVAARGELRLKLGLVLMNQAGEYVEGAAEVEQAVDELHERPALAARAMAVLSWPVLHFSSFSRDLGWLERAEEAAAACDDDAIKMAVLANRATLLMNCGDPAAWTVAQRLTTEGGPNLAVRQQVARGLQNLADATTLLGRHRAAEEFLRQATDLAEQVGASVTSTTARCTMLRLDWAMGRWPGLADRAVEFTGPDGPTTEVEGHLVTGQLAMARGDWDTAESSLAAAGVAAPHTSTVPVVAAASGAYIRVLAARGQLDEAVAETRRAVARVRAKAIWNWAAELAPYAVHVLGQAGLTGEARDLAEEFAEGMRGLESPLAEAALELCRGHLLAAEGRHAEAVAHFAGAAKGFAAQPRPYEAAQAEEGRARSELALRPGDADALAALAAAGTAFTALGAGWDAARCQHTLREHGVVARGGRPGYGGGLTPREREVARLAAQGRTNREIAQMLFLSPRTVEQHVARSLHKLGVHSRAELAGVELDLPG, translated from the coding sequence GTGCAGACAGACCGCGTGTTCGTCGGGCGCAACGAGACTCTGCAACGCTTCCTGCACGCTGTGGCGCAGCCGCCCGCGGTGCTGTTCGTCGCGGGCGAAGCCGGCAGCGGCAAGACCAGGCTGATCAACGAGTGGCGACGGCAGGCCGCCGGGACGGTGCTCGCCGCCGCCTGCCCGCCCATCCGGCCGCCGCTGCCGCTGGCCGCGGTGACGGGGTTGCTGCTGTCCGCCGAACCGCACCTGGCCCCGGCGTCCACGTTGAACCCCCTGCTGGGCGTGCTGCGCCCGCTGCTGCCCGAACTCGCCGACCGGATGCCGCCGGGCCTGCCGGGCCTGGCCGACCCCGCCGAGGACCGGCACCGGATGCTGCGCGCGATCGGCGCGCTGCTCGGCTCGCTGGGCCGGGTCACGCTGGTGGTCGAGGATCTGCAGTGGATCGACCCCGACTCACGTGACCTGCTGTCGCTGCTGCTGTCCGCGCCGCTGCCCGAGGTCTGCCTGGTGCTGTCCTACCGGCCCGAGGAGCTGGCGGTGTCGGGGCTGCCGCTCGGCGTCGCCGCCGCGTACGCGCCGCAGATGCGCTCGGCGACCGTGCGCGTGCACCCGCTGCAGGCCGACGACGTGCGCCGCCTGGTCCGCCAGGTCCGGCGGCAGGATCCCCCGGCCGACTTCACCGCCCGGCTCACCGCGGTCACCGGCGGCGTGCCCCGCGTCATCGAGGACGTGCTCGAACAGCTGCGCGTGCCCGGGGAGGAGAGCGACGGCAACGGCTTCGGCCGGTTCGCCCCGCCCGCGCGGCTGCGCGAGCTGACCAACGCCCGCGTCGCCGCGCTGTCCACGGCCGGGCGGCGCATCGCCGAGGCCGCCGCCGTGCTCGACGAGCCCGTCGCCGAGGAACTGCTCGCCGAGGTGTCCGGGATGGACGCCGGCGAGGGCCGGGACGCCCTCGTCGAGGTGCTGGCCGGGGCGGTGCTCGCCGAGGCCGAGGACGGCCGCTACGGCTACCGGATCCCGCTGGCCGCCCGCGCCGTGTACGAGGTGATGCCCGGCCCGTGGCGGCGCGAGCTGCACAGCCGCGCCGCAATCGCCCTCGCGCACGGCACCGCGGCCCCGCAGCTGGCCCGGCTGGCCCACCACCACCGCCGCTCGGGCCAGCACAAGGCCTGGATGCGCCACGCCGAGGCGGCCGCGGAGCGCTACATCGCCGACGGCGACAACGAGTCCGCCATCGCCACCCTGGAGGAGGTGCTGGCCGACCAGACCGTGCCGCGCAACGTGCGCACCCGGCTGACCATCCGGCTGGCGCAGACCGCCGAGGTCGGCCGCCGCTCCGACCAGACCGTCGCGCTGCTGCGGCGCATCATCGCCGACGACCGGCTGCCCGTCGCCGCCCGCGGGGAGCTGCGGCTCAAGCTGGGCCTGGTGCTGATGAACCAGGCCGGCGAGTACGTCGAGGGCGCCGCAGAGGTGGAACAGGCCGTCGACGAGCTGCACGAGCGCCCGGCGCTGGCCGCCCGCGCCATGGCCGTGCTGTCCTGGCCGGTGCTGCACTTCTCCTCGTTCAGCCGCGACCTGGGCTGGCTGGAACGCGCCGAGGAGGCCGCCGCCGCCTGCGACGACGACGCCATCAAGATGGCCGTGCTCGCCAACCGGGCCACCCTGCTGATGAACTGCGGCGACCCGGCCGCGTGGACGGTGGCGCAGCGGCTCACCACCGAGGGCGGCCCGAACCTGGCCGTACGCCAGCAGGTCGCCCGCGGCCTGCAGAACCTGGCCGACGCGACGACCCTGCTGGGCCGCCACCGCGCCGCCGAGGAATTCCTGCGCCAGGCCACCGACCTCGCCGAGCAGGTCGGCGCCTCGGTCACCAGCACCACCGCCCGGTGCACCATGTTGCGCCTGGACTGGGCGATGGGCCGGTGGCCCGGCCTGGCTGACCGGGCCGTCGAGTTCACCGGGCCGGACGGGCCCACCACCGAGGTCGAGGGGCACCTGGTGACCGGGCAGCTGGCGATGGCCCGCGGCGACTGGGACACCGCGGAGTCCTCGCTGGCCGCCGCGGGCGTCGCCGCCCCGCACACGAGCACGGTGCCGGTGGTCGCCGCGGCCTCCGGGGCCTACATCCGGGTGCTGGCCGCCCGCGGGCAGCTCGACGAGGCCGTCGCCGAGACCCGCCGGGCGGTGGCCCGGGTGCGTGCGAAGGCCATCTGGAACTGGGCCGCCGAGCTGGCCCCGTACGCGGTGCACGTGCTCGGCCAGGCCGGGCTGACCGGGGAGGCGCGCGACCTGGCCGAGGAGTTCGCCGAAGGCATGCGCGGGCTGGAGTCGCCGCTGGCCGAAGCGGCCCTGGAACTGTGCCGGGGGCACCTGCTGGCCGCCGAGGGCCGGCACGCCGAGGCGGTGGCCCACTTCGCCGGGGCGGCCAAGGGCTTCGCCGCGCAGCCGCGCCCGTACGAGGCGGCGCAGGCCGAGGAGGGCCGGGCCCGCAGCGAGCTGGCCCTGCGCCCGGGCGACGCCGACGCGCTGGCCGCGCTGGCCGCGGCGGGCACCGCGTTCACCGCGCTGGGCGCGGGCTGGGACGCGGCCCGCTGCCAGCACACACTGCGCGAACACGGGGTGGTGGCGCGGGGCGGGCGGCCGGGCTACGGCGGCGGCCTCACCCCCCGGGAACGGGAGGTGGCCCGGCTGGCCGCGCAGGGGCGCACCAACCGCGAGATCGCCCAGATGCTGTTCCTGTCGCCGCGCACCGTCGAGCAGCACGTGGCCCGCTCGCTGCACAAGCTGGGCGTCCACTCCCGAGCCGAACTGGCCGGGGTGGAGCTGGACCTGCCCGGTTGA
- a CDS encoding PQQ-dependent sugar dehydrogenase, translated as MSGILSVVMPGAPAQAASPPVAPTITEPGADNSLVSAADVHMEAAPFSDPDGDGHLCSEWEISTGGERVWASGCTGGVLRNHIHMGDGVFENSHAGRSDLIPDKDYELRVRFKDSSGDPGTEWSPWTERPFRTAKELKPRPDAPQWVVKQEGYKVEEVAGGFSLPVNIAMVPGHVADPAKPMFYVTELYGKIKVVKADYSVSTYADDLLNYDPSKVFPGSGEMGLAGLVMDPASGDLFASMVYKDGNNYYPKVVRFHSTDGGKTAASKKTILDLDDEPQSASHQISNLSIGPDGKLYVHLGDGFEPDTAQDKDSARGKVLRLNLDGSVPSDNPFYNDDDGISARDMIFAYGLRNPFGGGWRATDGQHYSVENGPGANDRLARITKGTDYGWGGSVTDMKKNALYSWEHTHAPVNIAFTEQSDHHAGGFPEDKWGHAFVSESGPTYATGPQEKGKRIVEFGFNGDGSVTGPKTLVEYNGGGKTSIAGLAVGQDGLYFTGLYPDSGDPTKAGAKIYRVRYAPGQAASPVMIYGDRDFKGSFQALGAGVHDNATGELGSVGNDKMSSLKVGPGYRVVVCQDDSSQGRVNALNLGACRYYGPGQHAFVGADLNDKASLIAVLGGPAKGKGVTAYTGTNFSGDSQGLGVGGFEASVGELNQVDTETSSMKVATGHEALVCQHDRDAGVNSGQVGPCRFFTAGDHPALGVNFEDNVHLIAVGGPAVTVYEGAGLTGASQQFAPGIHQAWQGNLNLVGNDAITSFRVEPGYRFVACSNDGKNFSNKGDLGPCRTFGAGEHTLQGSLLDNKISLMAVLAGPSNGARMTVYRDRDFKGVYNKYGIGIYESAEIGPVGNDKISSLKVSADHEAVVCRHDSAKGEADINPCRLYVAGDHKYVGADLNDDISLVAIAK; from the coding sequence ATGTCAGGAATTCTCTCGGTCGTCATGCCCGGCGCGCCCGCGCAGGCCGCGTCGCCGCCGGTCGCGCCCACCATCACCGAGCCCGGCGCCGACAACTCACTGGTCAGCGCCGCCGACGTGCACATGGAGGCCGCCCCGTTCAGCGACCCGGACGGCGACGGGCACCTGTGCAGCGAGTGGGAGATCAGCACCGGCGGCGAGCGGGTCTGGGCCAGCGGCTGCACCGGCGGCGTGCTGCGCAACCACATCCACATGGGCGACGGCGTGTTCGAGAACTCGCACGCCGGCCGCTCCGACCTCATCCCCGACAAGGACTACGAGCTGCGGGTCCGGTTCAAGGACAGCAGCGGCGACCCGGGCACCGAGTGGAGCCCCTGGACCGAGCGGCCGTTCCGCACCGCCAAGGAGCTCAAGCCGCGGCCCGACGCGCCGCAATGGGTGGTCAAGCAGGAGGGCTACAAGGTCGAGGAGGTGGCCGGCGGCTTCTCGCTGCCGGTCAACATCGCCATGGTGCCCGGCCACGTCGCCGACCCGGCCAAGCCGATGTTCTACGTGACGGAGCTGTACGGCAAGATCAAGGTGGTCAAGGCCGACTACTCGGTGTCCACCTACGCCGACGACCTGCTCAACTACGACCCGTCCAAGGTCTTCCCCGGCAGCGGTGAGATGGGCCTGGCCGGCCTGGTGATGGACCCGGCGTCGGGCGACCTGTTCGCGTCCATGGTCTACAAGGACGGCAACAACTACTACCCGAAGGTCGTCCGGTTCCACAGCACCGACGGCGGCAAGACGGCGGCGTCGAAGAAGACGATCCTGGACCTCGACGACGAGCCGCAGAGCGCCTCGCACCAGATCTCCAACCTGAGCATCGGGCCGGACGGCAAGCTCTACGTGCACCTGGGCGACGGCTTCGAGCCCGACACCGCGCAGGACAAGGACTCGGCCCGGGGCAAGGTGCTGCGGCTGAACCTGGACGGGTCGGTGCCCAGCGACAACCCGTTCTACAACGACGACGACGGCATAAGCGCCCGCGACATGATCTTCGCGTACGGCCTGCGCAACCCGTTCGGCGGCGGCTGGCGTGCCACCGACGGCCAGCACTACTCCGTCGAGAACGGCCCCGGCGCCAACGACCGCCTCGCCCGCATCACCAAGGGCACCGACTACGGGTGGGGCGGCAGCGTCACCGACATGAAGAAGAACGCCCTCTACTCCTGGGAGCACACGCACGCGCCGGTGAACATCGCCTTCACCGAGCAGAGCGACCACCACGCGGGCGGCTTCCCCGAGGACAAGTGGGGCCACGCGTTCGTCTCCGAGAGCGGCCCGACGTACGCCACCGGCCCGCAGGAGAAGGGCAAGCGGATCGTCGAGTTCGGGTTCAACGGCGACGGCTCCGTCACCGGCCCGAAGACGCTGGTGGAGTACAACGGCGGCGGCAAGACCTCGATCGCCGGCCTCGCCGTCGGACAGGACGGCCTCTACTTCACCGGCCTGTACCCGGACAGCGGCGACCCCACCAAGGCCGGCGCGAAGATCTACCGGGTGCGGTACGCGCCGGGGCAGGCCGCGTCGCCGGTCATGATCTACGGCGACCGCGACTTCAAGGGCTCCTTCCAGGCGCTCGGCGCGGGCGTGCACGACAACGCCACGGGTGAGCTGGGCTCGGTCGGCAACGACAAGATGAGCTCGCTGAAGGTCGGCCCCGGCTACCGCGTCGTGGTGTGCCAGGACGACAGCTCCCAGGGCCGCGTCAACGCCCTGAACCTCGGCGCCTGCCGCTACTACGGCCCCGGCCAGCACGCATTCGTCGGCGCCGACCTCAACGACAAGGCGTCGCTGATCGCCGTCCTGGGCGGCCCGGCCAAGGGCAAGGGCGTCACCGCGTACACCGGAACGAACTTCTCCGGCGACTCCCAGGGACTCGGCGTCGGCGGCTTCGAGGCCAGCGTCGGCGAGCTGAACCAGGTCGACACCGAGACCAGCTCGATGAAGGTGGCCACCGGGCACGAGGCGCTGGTCTGCCAGCACGACCGCGACGCGGGCGTGAACAGCGGTCAGGTCGGCCCGTGCCGCTTCTTCACCGCCGGCGACCACCCGGCGCTCGGCGTGAACTTCGAGGACAACGTGCACCTGATCGCGGTCGGCGGCCCGGCCGTGACCGTGTACGAGGGGGCCGGCCTCACCGGCGCGTCGCAGCAGTTCGCGCCGGGCATCCACCAGGCGTGGCAGGGCAACCTGAACCTCGTCGGCAACGACGCGATCACGTCGTTCCGGGTGGAGCCGGGCTACCGGTTCGTGGCGTGCAGCAACGACGGCAAGAACTTCTCGAACAAGGGCGATCTCGGCCCCTGCCGCACCTTCGGCGCGGGCGAGCACACGCTGCAGGGCAGCCTGCTCGACAACAAGATCTCCCTGATGGCGGTGCTGGCCGGGCCGAGCAACGGCGCGCGGATGACGGTCTACCGCGACCGCGACTTCAAGGGCGTCTACAACAAGTACGGCATCGGCATCTACGAGTCGGCGGAGATCGGCCCGGTCGGCAACGACAAGATCAGCTCGCTGAAGGTGTCCGCCGACCACGAGGCCGTGGTGTGCCGCCACGACAGCGCCAAGGGCGAGGCCGACATCAACCCGTGCCGCCTGTACGTCGCGGGCGACCACAAATACGTCGGCGCCGACCTCAACGACGACATCTCCCTG
- a CDS encoding cellulase family glycosylhydrolase, protein MKRKIALAAASILTLAAAVVAFSQPAQAATGIRVANGKLVEANGTALKLRGINHPHAWYATQTSSFANIKAAGANSVRVVLSGGRWTTNTASDVANVISLCKTNKLICVLENHDTTGFGEQSGAVSLDAAVNYWISIQSALTGQENYVILNIGNEPIGNNAVTPNWTDATKSAIVRLRNAGFQHTIMVDAPNWGQDWSFTMRDNAPSVLAADTTGNTIFSVHMYGVFDTAAEVTAYVDSFTSRNLALCVCEFGDNHSDGNPDEDTIMAKTQSAGIGNMGWSWSGNGGGVEYLDMVTSFNPAQRSTWGNRYITGSNGLSTTSTQATIYNTGGDTQAPTTPGTPSASNVTSSSLSLSWSASTDNVGVTGYDVVRVSGSTETVLASPSTNSASLTGLSAGTQYTLAVYAKDAAGNRSTRSSTVNVTTSGTGGDTQAPSTPGTPSATNVTSSSLSLSWTASTDNVGVTGYDVVRVSGSTETVLASPSGNSASLTGLTAATQYTLAVYAKDAAGNRSSRSSTVSVTTQTGGGTGGCTATYTITNQWPGGFGANVTVTNGATASTNWTVSWTFANGQTITQIWSAQDTASGASHTARNMSYNGNLGPNASTSFGFNGTWNNSVNAVPALTCARS, encoded by the coding sequence ATGAAGCGAAAGATCGCCCTTGCGGCTGCGTCCATATTGACGCTGGCCGCCGCCGTGGTGGCCTTCAGCCAGCCGGCCCAGGCCGCCACCGGCATCCGGGTCGCCAACGGCAAGCTCGTCGAGGCCAACGGCACCGCCCTGAAACTGCGCGGCATCAACCATCCGCACGCCTGGTACGCCACCCAGACCAGCTCCTTCGCCAACATCAAGGCGGCCGGGGCCAACTCCGTGCGGGTGGTGCTGTCCGGCGGGCGCTGGACCACCAACACCGCCAGCGACGTCGCCAACGTGATCTCGCTGTGCAAGACCAACAAGCTGATCTGCGTGCTGGAGAACCACGACACCACCGGGTTCGGCGAGCAGAGCGGCGCGGTCAGCCTGGACGCGGCGGTGAACTACTGGATCAGCATCCAGAGCGCGCTGACCGGCCAGGAGAACTACGTCATCCTCAACATCGGCAACGAGCCGATCGGCAACAACGCCGTCACCCCGAACTGGACCGACGCCACCAAGAGCGCCATCGTTCGGCTGCGCAACGCCGGATTCCAGCACACCATCATGGTCGACGCGCCGAACTGGGGTCAGGACTGGTCGTTCACGATGCGCGACAACGCGCCGAGCGTGCTGGCCGCCGACACCACGGGCAACACCATCTTCAGCGTGCACATGTACGGCGTGTTCGACACCGCCGCCGAGGTGACCGCGTACGTCGACTCGTTCACCAGCCGCAACCTGGCGCTGTGCGTGTGCGAGTTCGGCGACAACCACTCCGACGGCAACCCCGACGAGGACACCATCATGGCCAAGACCCAGTCCGCCGGTATCGGCAACATGGGCTGGTCGTGGAGCGGCAACGGCGGCGGCGTCGAATACCTCGACATGGTGACGAGCTTCAACCCGGCCCAGCGCAGCACCTGGGGCAACCGCTACATCACCGGCAGCAACGGCCTGTCCACCACCTCGACCCAGGCGACCATCTACAACACCGGTGGCGACACGCAGGCCCCGACGACGCCGGGCACCCCGTCGGCGTCGAACGTGACCTCGTCGTCGCTGAGCCTGTCCTGGTCGGCCTCGACCGACAACGTCGGCGTGACCGGCTACGACGTGGTGCGGGTGTCGGGTTCGACGGAGACGGTGCTGGCCTCGCCGAGCACGAACTCCGCGTCGCTGACCGGCCTGTCCGCGGGCACGCAGTACACCCTGGCCGTGTACGCCAAGGACGCGGCGGGCAACCGCTCGACCCGCTCGTCCACGGTGAACGTGACCACCTCGGGCACGGGCGGCGACACGCAGGCCCCGTCCACGCCGGGCACCCCGTCGGCGACGAACGTGACCTCGTCGTCGCTGAGCCTGTCCTGGACCGCGTCCACGGACAACGTCGGTGTGACCGGGTACGACGTGGTGCGGGTGTCCGGCTCGACCGAGACCGTGCTCGCCTCGCCGAGCGGCAACTCGGCGTCGCTGACCGGCCTGACCGCCGCCACCCAGTACACCCTGGCCGTGTACGCCAAGGACGCGGCGGGCAACCGCTCGTCCCGCTCGTCCACGGTGAGCGTGACCACGCAGACCGGCGGCGGCACGGGCGGCTGCACGGCGACATACACGATCACCAATCAGTGGCCCGGCGGCTTCGGGGCGAACGTGACCGTGACCAACGGCGCCACCGCCAGCACCAACTGGACCGTGAGCTGGACGTTCGCCAACGGGCAGACCATCACGCAGATCTGGAGCGCGCAGGACACCGCCAGCGGCGCCAGCCACACCGCGCGCAACATGAGCTACAACGGCAACCTGGGCCCGAACGCGTCCACCTCGTTCGGTTTCAACGGGACCTGGAACAACTCGGTCAACGCGGTGCCCGCGTTGACCTGCGCACGTAGCTGA